The Manduca sexta isolate Smith_Timp_Sample1 chromosome 9, JHU_Msex_v1.0, whole genome shotgun sequence genome segment TCTAACTTTATGGAGCCTAAACATTCGCGTTGAGATGAAGTCTTCAGTAGTTTTTAATTAGATTCTTTATATCCTATAACATCTAGTGTCATTTACACTAACGTTTTGCTTCTAGATTGCTAAATCCGTTGCCAACGCGTACGAAAGATGGCGATGCAATTTTATACACACGACTCCTTGACACAGACCCCAAAAATTACTTATTCCAGGAATCCCTAAGGTAAGgtaccaattttattataaaagaccTTGACTCCTTCTCAAGacttgaaaacaaatatttcaaaaactgTCGTCAATAACAACTGATCATTGGAAACCTTATCTAATGTGCGATATCAGGATGAGAAGCATAATGCcaagcaaaattttataactcAAGATTCTGGGTTACTacctttgaaaattatatttaaaaaaaaatgtcctcaGGGCAGTATTAATGCTGTTAGAGCTGTGGCAATACGAAGAAGGTACATGGCCTGGTCTGATCATAGTATACGACTTAAGTGGATTAAAATTTGGACATATCGTTAAACTTGAAATGGAGACTGTACGGCAGTTCTTGACATTTTTGGATGTAAGTATGTTAGAACATTTAATAAAGCGCGGCTTTATAGTTAACGCTATAGGATCATGCAGGCTTATCATGTTTACCTTACTTGATTCAAGAATTACAAATGAACAGACATGTCCTAAGCAAAGAATTAATAAACCAGCTGGCGATGTTTTGTCAATTAATATTACTCTATTTTCAGGAAGcgatatttatcaaaataaaaagcatACATATTCTCAACGCACCATTCTTCATTGACTACTTATTGACGTTGGTGAAAAAGTTTGTACGTAGCGACCTATTAGAGGTGTTCAACATACATCAGGATGGGCCCAAGAGCATTAAGAATGTCATAGACGTGGCAGCGCTCCCTAAGGAATCTGGGGGTAGTTACAAAACCTATGAAGAGTGTAAAGGTATGGTAGCGCCATTTGTTAACTGATGTAAAAATACATATCTATAACTTAAATTTCATTAGTTTCTGCTGCTTTAAAAACTGTAAGTGAAATATAACGACTTAATTGTCCGTTCAAtgcatttttttcaataattacagttgtttatattttatttgcagaaGAAACATTCCTGAAAATGACAGCGAATAAAGAATTTTTCGTCATGGAGAATAAAAAACGTGTGAATGAATGTTTGAGGCCAGACACCAAAAGGCCCTTAGATGTACCAAAAAAGCACCCGAATAAATACGAAATTCAATAAGAAAGTAGaaagtttaaattttgtaattactgCTGTGAACAAAAGATAAATAACAAGGCTTTCCTGAGGTGATTCAGatacgattaaaaatataactgcaTTTGAGAGGTGGTAATGagatatatttagaataattgtTCGCCCGTTGTCGAAACGCAGTAGGaaacaaggtgtaaaacctgcCATATCGGCTCacgtgagtcgcgttccggaatcagcctgtgtatatacgatTTCGAACAGGccgatataattgtgtcgactggtgataggtaatcatctctcatgaCTCGAAACTACTCTATTTACCATGAAGTGGGTCGTTTTGCCgtgctaatataaaaaaaataagattctGCGGCTAACAtcacacattataatatatctcaTCATCAATCATAAGCCCCTCCCCTTTTTACCCTGTTTTATTCTTTCATTCATTTTACATGCTGTGACTCGTAATTGAAACAACATTTagctttttgtttgaaagcttttatcaatttatttatttattagcactgccacattatacatataaaagtcTATGACagctaaaaaataatcaatcagGCATTAATGTTGTGTGAGTTGttcgttttaataaattaaataaattatttcgtgTCTTTGGTGTACAAAGAAATATGACAGGGAgaggtaaataatgaaaataaaatttcgcaCAGCGTCGCGGGTGTAGGTAATGATAAAGTTACTGTCAAGGTGAGGTTCTtattaataatcaaaaataaacgaattaaatatgtttggagtttcattattttataacattttttattttatttggtgtACTCCTAATTTACTATAATGTACTCATTTGATATTGTATGAAACAAGTAACATCAGGTAACGCATGCAAGAGATTGGTTGCTTCAGATTAGGTTTCTACCTGAGCGTAACCTTTAGAACGTACCTGAACGTAACCCGTTCAAAACATTTACGGATGACGAGTTACGGGCAGTAAAATGTAAAGATTTTCTTAACAAATCAATTAAAGgtctttttgaaattttttattaccataatatttattttcattttgtctGTTTAAAAGTATTGGCTATAAATTTAAGTGATGTGTATTTATGAGAGAAATACACGGAATCAAAAAATTTTGTGACATtttcaatatcaaatttatgaaacaatattataaaagctatAAACAAACAACGTAAAATAAGGCTtgaatagcttctaaaaataatattagtatgacgTTTTACTGGGGGCACCTTAATGTAATTACATGAGAAATCCGGTTACGTCGACGCCAGATTAGAACAGAATAAAGGCAGATACAAAACATTTTGTCACACATATCTACATTGGATTGGAAAACTATGCAGATCTACGTACGATTACTAACTAGAGTAATTGGAGCTTCTCGTATCTCAAAACCAATGAGGAATCTAGGTGTGGAACCTGAGAACGGATGCACGATAGCCGTCGTATTGTGAGATAGATAATTATAAGATTGCGAACTGCGGGTAGCCTAACTAGGCTACCCGCAGTTCGCTTCTACAACTGTAGAAGACTGTAGGTATTGTCCACCATTTCGggaattatgtttttatc includes the following:
- the LOC115442416 gene encoding alpha-tocopherol transfer protein-like, whose translation is MNSYVARSFPLEEEYKKRTGITPQDIARLRKWLATQPHLPQHITDLDLILSFHSCKRCMESTKKLLDTHYTMKTNFTALFKNRVVDDKIELILKRVLLNPLPTRTKDGDAILYTRLLDTDPKNYLFQESLRAVLMLLELWQYEEGTWPGLIIVYDLSGLKFGHIVKLEMETVRQFLTFLDEAIFIKIKSIHILNAPFFIDYLLTLVKKFVRSDLLEVFNIHQDGPKSIKNVIDVAALPKESGGSYKTYEECKEETFLKMTANKEFFVMENKKRVNECLRPDTKRPLDVPKKHPNKYEIQ